The following proteins come from a genomic window of Gossypium raimondii isolate GPD5lz chromosome 5, ASM2569854v1, whole genome shotgun sequence:
- the LOC128041005 gene encoding uncharacterized protein LOC128041005 — protein MAPPNQICLVVVIFLSIFSLSSLPTSAIIPKANVSLPIPSSQLVENLCNGKAIQNRRFCLKALSTHEVIAAMDTTQLGTLIMKLGAVNAKATLNALKALNCCVEAYKYAILSFEMVSSELVEDPQTANYDVAVIGTEIANCEKELINAKVQAPRLLAGNRFMKYYVSMGYEITSTLELENPNEY, from the exons ATGGCTCCTCCAAATCAAATATGCTTAGTTGTAGTTATTTTCTTATCAATCTTTTCGCTTTCTTCTTTGCCAACAAGTGCAATTATTCCAAAGGCTAATGTTTCCCTCCCGATACCTTCTTCGCAACTAGTAGAAAATTTATGCAATGGCAAGGCAATTCAAAATCGCAGGTTTTGCCTGAAAGCACTTTCAACTCACGAAGTTATTGCGGCAATGGATACAACCCAATTAGGAACCCTCATTATGAAATTAGGAGCAGTAAATGCCAAAGCAACATTGAAT GCTTTGAAAGCTCTTAATTGTTGCGTTGAGGCTTACAAATATGCAATCTTATCATTTGAAATGGTATCTTCAGAATTGGTTGAAGATCCCCAAACCGCAAACTATGATGTAGCTGTTATAGGTACTGAAATTGCTAATTGTGAAAAGGAACTGATTAACGCAAAGGTTCAAGCACCTCGACTCCTTGCTGGGAATcgatttatgaaatattatgtCTCAATGGGATATGAGATAACATCAACTCTTGAGCTTGAAAATCCAAATGAGTATTAG